Genomic segment of Pseudothermotoga hypogea DSM 11164 = NBRC 106472:
GAGGTACAGAATTGATGGCCTTCTCCGCAAGATAATAGATTATCCTAAGGCTCAACACGGAGCGGTGGTCACACGAATAAAAATCTTATCGGGACTGGATATATCCGAAAAGCGCCTGCCCCAGGATGGAAAGTTCTACATGAGCATACATGGTGAACAGTACGACTTCCGTGTTTCGACGATGCCGTCGGTCCACGGTGAAAAAGTGGTGATGAGGATACTCAGAGTCTCTGCGGCGTACAAGCAGCTTGAAGAACTTGGTTTCAGTGAGTACAATTACAAGTTGATCTCTCAGCTCCTCATGAGGCCCAACGGTATCATCCTGGTCACAGGGCCCACTGGTAGTGGCAAGTCCACCACGCTCGTTGCTATGATAAACAAATTGAAGGATATCACCGTGAACATAGTGACCGCCGAGGATCCGGTGGAGTACACCATAGATGGCGTAACTCAGTGTCAAGTGAACCCGGAAATCGGTTTAACTTTTGCGAGGTTTCTGAGGTCTTTTCTGCGTCAAGATCCAGATATCATCATGATCGGTGAGATGAGGGACAAAGAGACAGCAAATCTGGCGGTCGAAGCTGCACTCACTGGACATCTTGTGCTCAGCACGCTTCACACGAACAGTGCTGCCGCCGCTGTAGACAGACTGGTCAACCTCGGTGTCGACAGGCACCTTTTGTCCACAGCGTTGGTCGGTGTTGTGAGCCAGAGACTGGTGCGGAAACTCTGTGAAAACTGTCGAGTTAAAGCGCAGCTCAGGCCGGAATACTTGCAGATGTGGAAAGAAGTCTTCCCGGAACTGGATCCGGTAGAATATACAGTTGGTCCAGGGTGTGCAGAATGTAACGGTATGGGTTACAAAGGAAGGGTTGCAGTCGGTGAGGTCTTGGTTCTTGACAGAGAGATCAAGGATGTGATAGTGGCTGGTGGAAGCGAGAGGGAGATATACGATCTCGCATTGCGAAAGGGTATGCGCCCCATGTTCATAGACGGCTTTGAAAAGGTCCTGAGGGGGATCACATCCTTCGAGGAAGTGCTAAGGGTGACGACGTCGATATGAAATATCACTCAAGGGATCCTGAAAGTTGGAGGAAAAAAGAACAGGAGATCGCCAGGAGAGAGCAAGAGAAAACCCAGAAGTATCGCAGACGTGGGTTTTATTTTTTATTGCTGAACCTCGTTGCTGTGTTCGTCTTCTTTTTCGGCATCAGGAGTTACTATGCTCAGCTTTCCATAGAGAAGTCCCCACTGAATCAGCTTTTGATACAGTGTGAGGACACCCATAGCGCTGGTGCTCCACTCGATGTGCAAATCAGACTCTACAACAATTCAGAAAAGAAGCGCGAGATCGTCATATCGGACTTCGCCTTTCAGATATTCAACGCTGAGAAGCAGCAAGTCTACAGTTTCAAACAAACTCAGCCTGTGAGAAGCGTTTTTGAACCATTCACGAGCCGGTTGCTCTTCGACCTCAAGAGGGAAAAAGAGATAACCAATCTTCCTTCTGGGGAATACACCATACACGTGGAAGCTACTGTGGATGGCAAAAAAGTTTCCGCAGAGAAGAGGTTCACGAGTGTGGAACGTTACGAGCTGATCGTGGAAAACTTCAACGACTTCTATTACGTTGGTGAAAAGGCCCAGTTGAAAGTGAGCCTGCTCAACCAAACCTCGCGTTCTCAAGACCTGAGGATAGATTCTCTCAGCGTCACTCTGAAACAAGACGGGAAAATCGTTTGGCAGACCACGGTCCAGGTCAAACCCTTTTGGCAGGATGTGAAGGTCGGTGAGATCGTCGAATTGGTGGAAGCCCTGGTCGTGCCCTTCGACAGAGAAGGCGTGTACTCGATACAGCTCGAATGCGTGGTGAACGGTTCGACGAATTCGTTGCTCCTACCGGTCGCGTGTATCAGTAATGCCGAAAAGAACTTGAAAAAGGTAAAGATCTACACGGATGCGCCAAAAATATACAACTTGAGGACTCCTCTGCAGTTCTCGGTGTATCTTTTGAACGAATCGAGAGACGATGTCTTCCTTGAGATAGAAGAAATTATCGTATCGCTGCTTCCCACTTCTTTGAATTTCAAGAAAGGGCCCGTGCGCATGTGGCTGACTCCCTATTCGAAGTACGAGATCTTCAGATTCTATCCTTACAGTGTGCCTGCCATCACCCAACCAGGAAACTACAAACTCTTGGTAAAGGTCTCCACGAAAAACGATCGACTCGACTTTGAAACGACATTGCAGGTGAACGAGTAGAATATCATTTGGAGGTGCTCTCACATAGAAGTTCACACGTTGGAAAGACTCGACTACGACAAGTTCTTATCCTTGCTCGCAAACTATGCTGTCACACAGCTTGGAAAAAAGTTTGTTCGTTCGTTGAGACCCAAGAAAGATCCCACACAGGAACTGAAGTTCGTGGAAGAAACCATAGAGTTGTTGAGGTCTTCCGAGAGCTTGCTTCCCAGTAACGCTGGCAGTGTGGACGTAGAAGATGTCTTGACGAAACTGAACTCGGGTTCGATCCTCGAACCACAGGAGCTGTTGAGGATCGCAGATGCCGTTGCTGTGGTCAGAGTTTTGAAGGAGAGGCTCGAGAGACTGCCAGATACCTTCACGATGAAGATGCTGGCTCAAGCTGTCGAGCCTGCCAAGCATGTTGTTGAGGAGATTCATAGATGCGTTGATACAAACGGCTGGGTAAAAGACGAAGCGTCTGAGAACTTGAAGGAGATAAGACACCAGATGAGGTCCACTCTGTCGGAAATCAAGAAGAAGAGTGATTCTTTCATTAAGGCGAACAAAGTCTTCTTGCAAGATCCCATCTGCGTTCTCAGAGACGGTAGGCACGTCTTTCCCATTAAGGCCAGTTACAAAGGACAGGTTAAAGGAATTGTTCATGCGCTTTCGTCCTCATCAGCGACTTGCTTCGTCGAGCCCGACGATTTCGTCCCCCTGAACAACACGCTTTACGAGCTCAGGGAGGAAGAACAAAGAGAGATAAACAGGATTCTGAGGGAACTGACCACACTCGTCAGGCAGAACGTCAGACGAATCGAAGAGGGCCTGAACTTCGTTGCGACTGTCGATTCTCTCCATGCCAGGGGCCTGTTCGCCATCGACCAGAAGGCCATCGTCGTCTATCCCTCATCGAGAAAGGTCGTGAGAGTCGTTCAGGCCAGACATCCCTTGCTCGATCGCTCCAGGGTCGTGCCCATAGATCTGGTCCTACCCGAAGACAAATACGGTTTGATCCTCACAGGGCCCAACACTGGGGGAAAGACGGTTTCCCTCAAAACGATAGGCCTCTTTTGCTGCATGATGATGGCTGCGATTCCCCTACCCTGCGAACACGGAAGTGAGATCTTTGCCTTTGAGAGCATCTTTGCGGATATCGGTGACGAGCAGAGCATAGAACAGAACTTGAGCACATTTTCATCA
This window contains:
- a CDS encoding GspE/PulE family protein, whose amino-acid sequence is MPDRIRYRRIGEVLLEKGIIAKEQLNRALEHQKHTKKPLGEILVELGFVTWEELTEALAEQYNLPMLKDFPRSIPAEVLNSLPRALIEELRIIPIDKRDDQLVLVTDSVFNLSRIRGEVKFITGKEPLIYLVTPSLFALMYKQHVQGGIAELAQQIPVAEEVEPEVLTIEETEELEAEPEAPIIKMVNALIQKAVQMEASDIHIEPFRNYVRVRYRIDGLLRKIIDYPKAQHGAVVTRIKILSGLDISEKRLPQDGKFYMSIHGEQYDFRVSTMPSVHGEKVVMRILRVSAAYKQLEELGFSEYNYKLISQLLMRPNGIILVTGPTGSGKSTTLVAMINKLKDITVNIVTAEDPVEYTIDGVTQCQVNPEIGLTFARFLRSFLRQDPDIIMIGEMRDKETANLAVEAALTGHLVLSTLHTNSAAAAVDRLVNLGVDRHLLSTALVGVVSQRLVRKLCENCRVKAQLRPEYLQMWKEVFPELDPVEYTVGPGCAECNGMGYKGRVAVGEVLVLDREIKDVIVAGGSEREIYDLALRKGMRPMFIDGFEKVLRGITSFEEVLRVTTSI
- a CDS encoding endonuclease MutS2, which produces MEVHTLERLDYDKFLSLLANYAVTQLGKKFVRSLRPKKDPTQELKFVEETIELLRSSESLLPSNAGSVDVEDVLTKLNSGSILEPQELLRIADAVAVVRVLKERLERLPDTFTMKMLAQAVEPAKHVVEEIHRCVDTNGWVKDEASENLKEIRHQMRSTLSEIKKKSDSFIKANKVFLQDPICVLRDGRHVFPIKASYKGQVKGIVHALSSSSATCFVEPDDFVPLNNTLYELREEEQREINRILRELTTLVRQNVRRIEEGLNFVATVDSLHARGLFAIDQKAIVVYPSSRKVVRVVQARHPLLDRSRVVPIDLVLPEDKYGLILTGPNTGGKTVSLKTIGLFCCMMMAAIPLPCEHGSEIFAFESIFADIGDEQSIEQNLSTFSSHLRNIVLALESASENSLVLLDELGAGTDPVEGAALGLAVIEQLKRIGCKFIVTTHLTPIKLRAVNDEKLMSASLEFDPETLRPTYRILMGVPGGSHALEIAQRLGLDETVLEMARNYLGKDYFEVEKVVEEYQKQLVLMEKRIEELEAERAELEKLKQDYEQKYQELKQKKIEELDKELKQLYDYIKQAKRDVDETIRSIRSKKDLASLRSASKQFENHVVKVKQIQLNQEPAEESQISIGDTVRLRSGDAIGKVVEVRDDRYIVDFNGLRLEARAKNLVKVARKGTQVQQAIHAIKPDLKKPEIDVRGLTVEEAEPLIEKFIDNLLMSDFRIGYIIHGKGTGRLAVGIWEILRRDSRVKRYRFGTSSEGGTGVTVVEI